A single Candidatus Thalassolituus haligoni DNA region contains:
- a CDS encoding sigma 54-interacting transcriptional regulator: protein MTTSSATSNNVQPPEVPDAKDLISQIRFCHEKGEIWLQEARMLLIHASDMGILREELVTSMGMERARGFLMRFGYQSGQRDAEVAHKIRSHMSLEQGFMAGVQLHAIEGIALVVAKKVQLDPSIHHFYGEFDWHGSYEADQYLAKHELSDSPVCWTLLGYASGYTSAFLGMPILYKEVQCRGMGHEHCSIVGKPAEQWEDREAMQRLMTPDHLADELFSLQQQVCHLKASFRQGALDDDLLTNSVGQSEAFMQVCQLIRKASQSRATVLLQGETGVGKEVVARGLHNASDRANKAFIAVNCACIPPDLIEAELFGVEKGAFTGATVSREGRFERANGGTIFLDEVIELSPRAQATLLRVLQESELERVGDNQTRAIDVRVVAATNEDLEKAVKEGRFRADLFFRLNVFPVRIPPLRERLQDIPLLAEYFLEKYQNLYRKQLAGITDKAMQSLIRYKWPGNIRELENMIERGVILTDNGTSIDLCNLFPSLMEPSHPLNVIDQNGSLSASTSQLIVQQNHIRSLIDGGVGLEEVEKQMLQQAMEQSANNITHAAQLLGISRAAMSYRLKKLNDMEKNDSQ from the coding sequence ATGACAACTTCATCAGCGACATCAAATAACGTGCAGCCACCCGAAGTACCGGATGCCAAAGATCTGATTTCCCAAATCCGCTTTTGCCATGAAAAAGGCGAAATATGGCTGCAGGAAGCCCGCATGCTGCTGATTCATGCCAGTGATATGGGCATTCTGCGGGAGGAGCTGGTGACGTCCATGGGGATGGAACGGGCGCGGGGGTTTCTCATGCGTTTTGGCTACCAGTCAGGCCAGCGAGATGCCGAAGTCGCCCACAAAATACGCAGCCATATGTCTCTGGAACAGGGGTTTATGGCCGGGGTTCAGCTCCATGCCATCGAAGGTATTGCACTGGTGGTCGCCAAAAAAGTGCAGCTGGATCCGTCGATCCATCATTTTTATGGTGAGTTCGACTGGCACGGCTCGTATGAGGCGGATCAGTATCTGGCCAAGCATGAGCTGTCTGACTCACCGGTGTGTTGGACGCTGCTGGGGTACGCCAGTGGTTATACGTCGGCCTTTCTGGGCATGCCCATTTTGTACAAGGAAGTGCAGTGTCGGGGCATGGGACATGAACACTGTTCAATTGTCGGCAAACCGGCAGAACAGTGGGAAGACCGTGAAGCCATGCAGCGGTTGATGACACCCGACCACCTCGCCGATGAGCTGTTCTCGCTGCAACAACAGGTCTGTCATCTGAAAGCCAGCTTCCGCCAGGGTGCACTGGATGACGATCTGCTGACCAATTCAGTCGGTCAATCGGAAGCCTTTATGCAGGTGTGTCAGCTGATTCGCAAAGCCAGCCAGAGTCGGGCCACGGTGTTATTACAGGGAGAAACCGGCGTCGGCAAAGAGGTTGTCGCGCGCGGGCTGCATAACGCCAGCGATCGGGCCAATAAAGCGTTTATCGCCGTCAACTGCGCCTGTATTCCACCGGATCTGATCGAGGCGGAATTGTTCGGAGTCGAAAAAGGCGCATTTACCGGGGCGACCGTCAGCCGTGAAGGCCGTTTTGAGCGGGCCAACGGTGGCACTATTTTTCTCGACGAAGTCATCGAACTCTCCCCTCGCGCCCAGGCAACCTTGTTACGGGTTTTGCAGGAAAGTGAACTGGAGCGGGTCGGCGATAACCAGACCCGCGCCATTGATGTCCGAGTGGTCGCAGCCACCAACGAAGATCTGGAAAAAGCCGTCAAGGAAGGTCGCTTCCGGGCTGACCTGTTTTTCCGGCTGAACGTTTTCCCGGTGCGAATTCCACCACTACGCGAACGGCTACAGGACATTCCCCTGCTGGCGGAATATTTTCTCGAAAAATACCAGAACCTTTACCGTAAACAGCTGGCTGGCATCACCGACAAGGCCATGCAGTCGCTGATTCGCTACAAATGGCCAGGTAATATTCGCGAGCTGGAAAACATGATCGAGCGAGGCGTTATTCTCACCGACAACGGTACATCAATTGATCTGTGTAATCTGTTTCCATCGTTGATGGAACCGTCGCATCCGCTGAATGTAATCGACCAGAACGGTTCACTGTCGGCCAGCACGTCCCAGCTGATTGTGCAGCAGAATCATATCCGCAGCCTGATCGACGGTGGTGTCGGGCTGGAAGAAGTAGAAAAACAGATGCTGCAACAAGCGATGGAACAATCCGCTAATAACATCACCCATGCAGCGCAGTTATTGGGTATCAGCCGGGCGGCCATGTCCTATCGATTAAAGAAGCTGAATGATATGGAAAAGAACGATTCGCAGTAG
- a CDS encoding MmoB/DmpM family protein, translated as MSKVYLILQDNDVSRYIVEAVEEDNPEVTVIYQPAMIRMEQENLMVVKRETVEEKLGRDWDVQELHLNLISLGGNVDEDEDRLELSWVL; from the coding sequence ATGTCCAAAGTGTATTTGATCCTGCAAGACAACGACGTCTCACGCTATATCGTCGAAGCGGTAGAAGAAGATAACCCAGAAGTCACGGTGATCTACCAGCCCGCCATGATCCGCATGGAGCAGGAGAACCTTATGGTGGTGAAGCGGGAAACCGTAGAAGAAAAACTCGGCCGTGATTGGGACGTGCAGGAACTGCATCTGAACCTGATTTCCCTGGGTGGCAACGTGGATGAGGATGAAGACCGGCTTGAGCTGAGCTGGGTGCTTTGA
- a CDS encoding alpha/beta fold hydrolase codes for MTNPEISKNVVAANIQTNYHDSGEGPVVILIHGSGPGVTAYANWRLNMPAISEHFRVIAPDMVGFGFTERPADFEYRMENWVDHIIGLMDALDIEKAHVVGNSFGGALAIAAAVKYPERVDRMILMGSAGTKFELTDGLNAVWGYEPSIANMRKLLDVFAYDRSLVTDELAELRYNASIQPGFQESFARMFPAPRQRWVDALASSDEALRALANDTLIVHGREDFVVPLSAGLRLAELIERAELHVFGRCGHWTQIEHKDRFNQLVVNFFKGA; via the coding sequence ATGACCAATCCAGAAATATCGAAAAATGTCGTAGCGGCGAATATTCAAACGAATTATCACGACAGTGGCGAAGGGCCTGTGGTTATTCTGATTCATGGCTCTGGCCCTGGTGTGACCGCTTATGCCAATTGGCGGTTGAATATGCCAGCTATTAGTGAACATTTTCGTGTTATCGCCCCAGATATGGTCGGTTTCGGATTCACCGAACGGCCTGCTGATTTCGAATACCGCATGGAGAATTGGGTTGATCATATTATTGGGCTGATGGATGCCCTGGATATTGAAAAAGCCCATGTTGTTGGCAATTCCTTTGGCGGCGCCTTGGCCATTGCTGCTGCGGTAAAATACCCGGAAAGGGTGGATCGAATGATTCTCATGGGTTCTGCCGGTACAAAATTTGAGCTCACGGATGGCTTGAATGCAGTTTGGGGCTATGAGCCATCGATTGCGAATATGCGTAAACTGCTTGATGTTTTTGCCTATGATCGCTCGCTTGTGACCGATGAATTAGCTGAACTGCGTTATAACGCCAGTATTCAGCCCGGATTTCAGGAGTCTTTTGCGCGTATGTTCCCAGCGCCGCGCCAGCGTTGGGTCGATGCCCTGGCCAGTTCGGATGAAGCGCTACGAGCACTGGCTAACGACACGCTGATTGTGCATGGACGCGAAGATTTTGTCGTGCCGCTGTCTGCCGGTCTTCGTCTGGCAGAACTTATTGAGCGGGCAGAATTGCATGTATTTGGTCGTTGCGGGCATTGGACTCAAATAGAACATAAAGACCGCTTTAATCAGCTTGTCGTCAATTTTTTTAAAGGAGCATAA
- the benA gene encoding benzoate 1,2-dioxygenase large subunit yields MNEQLITKIQSMMEEDKEQGLFRCRRDMFTDPELFELEMKHIFEGNWIYLAHESQIAENNDFFTTYMGRQPVFIARNKDGELNCFINACSHRGAVLCRTKKGNKSVLTCPFHGWSFNNSGKLLKVKDPKEAGYPDSFNCEGSHDLTKVARFESYRGFLFGSLREDVKPLTEHLGEAAKIIDMIVDQSPQGLEVVKGASSYIYDGNWKVQAENGADGYHVSSVHWNYVATTARRKNGMSDDDVKAMDASTWNKQKGGFYAFEQGHILLWMQWPNPQDRPLYEKRDELVAQYGEARADWMIGNLRNLCLYPNVFLMDQFSSQIRHFRPISVDKTEVTIYCIAPKGESADARAHRIRQYEDFFNASGMATPDDLEEFRACQEGFKAGGLPWNDMCRGATHWINGPDDAAKALDLKPVMSGAKSEDEGLYTIQHRYWVDYLSACVDKTGSDKAKG; encoded by the coding sequence ATGAACGAGCAACTGATAACAAAAATCCAGAGCATGATGGAAGAAGACAAGGAACAGGGCCTGTTTCGCTGTCGCCGTGACATGTTTACCGATCCTGAGCTGTTCGAGCTGGAGATGAAGCACATCTTCGAAGGCAACTGGATCTATCTGGCCCATGAGAGCCAGATTGCCGAGAACAACGATTTCTTCACCACCTATATGGGTCGCCAGCCGGTATTTATTGCCCGTAACAAGGACGGTGAACTGAACTGCTTTATCAACGCCTGTTCCCACCGGGGCGCGGTGTTGTGCCGTACCAAAAAGGGCAACAAGTCGGTTCTTACCTGTCCATTCCATGGCTGGAGCTTTAATAACTCCGGCAAACTGTTGAAAGTAAAAGATCCGAAAGAAGCCGGTTACCCGGATTCCTTCAACTGCGAAGGCTCCCACGACCTGACCAAGGTCGCCCGCTTTGAATCCTATCGTGGTTTCCTGTTTGGCTCGCTGCGAGAAGACGTCAAACCACTGACCGAACACCTGGGTGAAGCGGCCAAGATCATCGACATGATTGTCGATCAGTCACCGCAGGGGCTGGAAGTAGTCAAGGGCGCATCCAGCTATATCTACGATGGTAACTGGAAGGTTCAGGCTGAAAACGGTGCCGATGGCTACCACGTGTCGTCCGTGCACTGGAACTATGTGGCGACCACCGCACGCCGTAAAAATGGCATGTCCGACGATGACGTCAAAGCCATGGATGCGTCGACCTGGAACAAACAGAAAGGCGGCTTCTACGCCTTCGAGCAAGGCCACATTCTGCTGTGGATGCAATGGCCTAACCCGCAAGATCGCCCGCTGTATGAAAAACGTGACGAGCTGGTTGCCCAGTATGGTGAAGCGCGGGCCGACTGGATGATCGGTAACTTGCGCAACCTGTGTCTCTACCCGAACGTCTTTCTGATGGATCAGTTCAGCTCGCAGATTCGTCACTTCCGCCCGATTTCAGTCGATAAAACCGAAGTCACCATCTACTGCATCGCACCCAAAGGCGAGAGTGCCGACGCCCGTGCCCACCGCATTCGCCAGTATGAAGACTTCTTTAATGCCTCAGGCATGGCGACGCCGGATGATCTGGAAGAATTCCGTGCCTGTCAGGAAGGCTTCAAAGCCGGTGGTCTGCCATGGAACGACATGTGCCGGGGTGCCACCCACTGGATCAACGGCCCGGACGACGCGGCCAAAGCCCTTGACCTCAAGCCGGTGATGAGTGGTGCCAAATCGGAAGACGAAGGTCTGTACACCATTCAGCACCGTTACTGGGTGGATTACCTGTCTGCCTGTGTCGACAAAACCGGTTCGGATAAAGCCAAAGGCTAA
- a CDS encoding catechol 2,3-dioxygenase produces the protein MAIQGVLRPGHAQIRVLNLEQGVHFYRDVLGLLETGRDDQGRVYFKAWDEQDHNSVVIREADRAGIDFFAFKVLDNDTLLHFERALNDYGLETSRMPAGEMLETGERVRFTLPTGHLIELYADKTWVGNDSAELNPAPWNANAEKGIAPIRMDHCLLYGPDTAAAKKILIEVLGFQLVERTLTPDREGEIALWLSCSNKAHDIAFVEHSEPGKLHHVAFQLESWEKVLRAADIMAMNDVPVDIGPTRHGITRGCTIYAWDPSGNRFETFMGGYQTYPDHKPITWTFEGLGEGGGLDYAHRKLHDTFLTVVT, from the coding sequence ATGGCGATTCAAGGTGTATTGCGGCCGGGTCATGCTCAGATCCGGGTGCTGAATCTCGAACAGGGCGTTCATTTCTATCGGGATGTGTTGGGCTTGCTGGAAACCGGCCGGGATGATCAAGGCCGGGTCTATTTCAAGGCCTGGGATGAGCAGGATCATAACAGTGTGGTGATTCGTGAAGCTGATCGTGCCGGGATCGATTTTTTTGCTTTCAAGGTGCTGGATAACGACACCCTGCTCCATTTTGAGCGCGCATTAAACGACTATGGTCTGGAAACCAGTCGTATGCCTGCTGGCGAGATGCTGGAAACCGGCGAGCGGGTGCGTTTCACTTTACCTACTGGTCATCTGATCGAACTGTACGCCGACAAGACGTGGGTGGGCAACGACAGCGCTGAGTTGAATCCGGCACCCTGGAATGCCAACGCCGAAAAAGGCATCGCCCCTATTCGTATGGATCACTGCTTGCTGTATGGCCCGGATACTGCGGCTGCCAAAAAGATTCTGATTGAGGTGCTGGGCTTTCAGTTGGTTGAGCGCACCCTGACCCCGGATCGGGAGGGTGAAATTGCGCTCTGGCTCAGCTGTTCCAACAAGGCCCATGATATCGCCTTTGTTGAACATTCCGAGCCTGGCAAGCTGCACCATGTCGCCTTCCAGCTGGAAAGCTGGGAGAAGGTATTACGTGCGGCTGACATTATGGCGATGAACGATGTGCCGGTGGATATTGGCCCCACTCGCCATGGTATTACCCGAGGTTGCACCATTTACGCCTGGGATCCTTCCGGTAACCGGTTCGAAACCTTTATGGGCGGTTATCAGACCTATCCGGATCACAAACCGATCACCTGGACATTTGAAGGGCTGGGCGAGGGCGGTGGTCTGGATTACGCGCATCGCAAGTTACACGACACGTTTCTAACGGTTGTTACCTGA
- a CDS encoding phenol hydroxylase subunit, producing MHELKYESSNTHFNEATRYIRVRSPEGARFVEFDFAIGDPTLFVELIMPPAVFETFCRANNVIEMTEAQKQTVDAETAKWRYGEDTLMADNHSRTH from the coding sequence ATGCATGAACTCAAATATGAATCCTCAAACACCCATTTTAATGAAGCAACTCGCTATATCCGTGTGCGTAGCCCGGAAGGTGCCCGCTTTGTTGAATTCGATTTTGCTATTGGAGATCCGACCCTGTTTGTCGAACTTATTATGCCGCCAGCGGTATTTGAGACCTTTTGTCGCGCCAATAACGTCATCGAAATGACCGAAGCACAAAAGCAGACAGTGGATGCTGAAACGGCGAAATGGCGCTACGGCGAAGATACGCTGATGGCTGATAACCATTCCCGAACCCACTAG
- a CDS encoding aromatic/alkene/methane monooxygenase hydroxylase/oxygenase subunit alpha, producing the protein MAVKKLNLKDKYKLLTRDLDWEFSYEDRKQAFPYEDFEGIKINDWSKWEDPFRLTMDAYWKYQAEKEKKLYAIFDASAQNNGHLNVSDPRYMNAIKLFLTGISPLEYQAFQGFAHVGRQFGGVGARVACQMQSIDELRHVQTQIHAMSQYNKFFDGFQDWSHMHDRVWYLSVPKSFFDDARTAGPFEFLVAISFSFEYVLTNLVFVPFMSGAAHNGDMATVTFGFSAQSDEARHMTLGLEVIKFLLEQDEANVPIVQKWIDKWFWRGTRMLSLVGMMMDYMLPNKVMSWQEAWEVYFEEAGGALFKDLARYGIRKPKYVETTEKEKEHISHQTWWTFYTFGHAAGFHTWIPTEKEMDWLSEKYPNTFDKYYRPRWELAQKLEDEGKRIYNKALPQLCNTCQIPMLFTEMDNPGQLSYRMSEYKGDKYHFCSDGCKDIFDDEPEKYVQAWLPAHQIFQGNCGGPGMEEVLRDYYNFNLGADNLDFKGSPDEKRWKEWKSA; encoded by the coding sequence ATGGCTGTAAAAAAACTGAATTTGAAAGACAAATACAAGTTACTGACTCGCGATCTTGACTGGGAATTCTCCTACGAAGATCGCAAGCAGGCCTTTCCTTACGAAGATTTTGAGGGCATCAAGATCAACGACTGGTCGAAGTGGGAAGACCCTTTCCGTTTGACCATGGACGCTTACTGGAAATACCAGGCCGAGAAAGAAAAGAAGCTCTACGCCATTTTTGATGCATCGGCACAGAATAACGGTCACCTGAACGTCTCTGACCCCCGTTATATGAATGCCATCAAATTGTTCCTGACCGGTATTTCACCGCTGGAATATCAGGCTTTTCAGGGCTTTGCCCATGTTGGCCGCCAGTTTGGCGGCGTCGGTGCCCGCGTGGCTTGTCAGATGCAGTCCATCGACGAACTGCGACACGTACAGACCCAGATACATGCCATGAGTCAGTACAACAAGTTCTTTGATGGTTTCCAGGACTGGAGCCATATGCACGACCGGGTCTGGTATCTGTCGGTGCCAAAATCCTTCTTTGATGATGCCCGCACGGCAGGCCCGTTCGAGTTCCTGGTAGCGATCAGCTTCAGCTTTGAGTACGTACTCACCAACCTGGTATTTGTACCCTTTATGTCGGGCGCGGCACACAACGGCGATATGGCGACGGTGACGTTCGGCTTTTCGGCCCAGTCCGACGAAGCCCGCCATATGACCCTGGGTCTGGAAGTGATCAAGTTCCTGCTGGAACAGGACGAAGCCAACGTACCCATCGTGCAGAAGTGGATTGACAAATGGTTCTGGCGTGGCACCCGTATGCTCAGTCTCGTCGGCATGATGATGGACTATATGCTGCCGAACAAGGTGATGAGCTGGCAGGAAGCCTGGGAAGTTTACTTTGAAGAAGCCGGTGGTGCGCTGTTCAAGGATCTGGCCCGCTACGGCATTCGCAAGCCGAAGTACGTTGAGACCACTGAAAAAGAAAAAGAACACATCAGCCATCAGACCTGGTGGACGTTTTACACCTTCGGCCATGCTGCGGGCTTCCATACCTGGATTCCGACCGAGAAGGAAATGGATTGGCTGAGCGAAAAGTACCCTAATACCTTCGACAAATACTACCGCCCACGCTGGGAGCTGGCGCAAAAACTCGAAGACGAAGGCAAGCGTATATACAACAAGGCGCTGCCGCAGCTATGTAACACCTGTCAGATACCAATGCTGTTTACCGAAATGGACAACCCCGGCCAGCTCTCCTACCGGATGTCGGAATACAAGGGCGACAAATACCACTTTTGCTCGGACGGCTGTAAAGACATCTTCGATGACGAGCCGGAAAAATACGTTCAGGCCTGGTTACCGGCACACCAAATTTTCCAGGGCAACTGCGGTGGCCCGGGGATGGAAGAGGTGCTGCGGGATTATTACAACTTTAATCTCGGAGCCGACAACCTCGACTTTAAAGGCAGTCCGGATGAAAAGCGCTGGAAGGAATGGAAATCAGCCTGA
- a CDS encoding NADH:ubiquinone reductase (Na(+)-transporting) subunit F encodes MSYMVTIEPTGEQIEVEEGQTILDAALRQGVWLPFACGHGTCATCKCQVLEGDVDVGAASPFALMDMEKDEGKILACCAIPESDLVIEADIDVDPDFAGHPVEDFDAEVTDIINLSPTIKGVHFRLDRDMAFQAGQYINLIIPGVEGSRAFSIANTPSQADTLELHVRLVPGGAGTTWLHNQLKVGDTLTISGPYGQFFTRKSDDKDVIFIAGGSGLSSPQSMVLDLLEEGDSRQIYLFQGARNISELYNREIFETLEQQHSNFHYIPALNAPEPDDQWQGFTGFVHDAVNARFDGKFEGHKAYLCGPPPMIDAAISTLMQGRLFERDIHMERFVTAADGAEEQQRSALFKRI; translated from the coding sequence ATGAGCTACATGGTCACCATTGAACCCACTGGCGAGCAGATTGAGGTAGAAGAAGGGCAAACCATTCTGGATGCAGCGCTGCGCCAGGGGGTCTGGTTACCCTTTGCCTGTGGCCACGGCACCTGCGCCACCTGCAAATGCCAGGTGCTGGAAGGGGATGTCGATGTTGGTGCTGCGTCGCCGTTTGCCTTGATGGACATGGAAAAAGACGAAGGCAAAATTCTCGCCTGCTGTGCCATCCCGGAAAGCGATCTGGTGATAGAAGCCGACATCGACGTCGACCCGGATTTTGCCGGACACCCGGTAGAAGACTTTGACGCAGAAGTAACCGACATCATCAACCTGTCGCCCACCATCAAGGGTGTTCATTTCCGTCTGGATCGGGATATGGCTTTTCAGGCCGGGCAATACATCAACCTGATTATTCCCGGCGTTGAAGGCAGTCGCGCATTCTCCATTGCCAATACACCGTCACAAGCCGACACCCTGGAACTGCATGTCCGTTTGGTGCCCGGTGGTGCCGGTACGACCTGGCTGCACAATCAGCTCAAGGTCGGCGACACACTCACCATCTCCGGCCCTTACGGCCAGTTCTTCACCCGCAAATCGGACGACAAGGACGTGATCTTTATCGCCGGGGGTTCCGGCCTGTCCAGCCCGCAATCCATGGTGCTGGATCTGCTCGAAGAAGGCGACAGTCGCCAGATCTACCTGTTCCAGGGAGCGCGCAACATCAGCGAACTGTATAACCGCGAGATTTTCGAAACCCTCGAACAGCAGCACAGCAACTTCCACTACATTCCGGCACTGAATGCCCCGGAACCCGACGACCAGTGGCAAGGCTTTACCGGCTTTGTCCACGATGCTGTCAATGCCCGGTTCGATGGCAAATTCGAAGGCCACAAAGCCTACCTGTGTGGCCCGCCACCGATGATCGACGCCGCCATCAGCACCCTGATGCAAGGGCGACTGTTTGAACGCGATATTCATATGGAGCGATTTGTTACTGCTGCCGATGGTGCGGAAGAACAGCAGCGTTCGGCCTTGTTTAAACGGATTTGA
- the benB gene encoding benzoate 1,2-dioxygenase small subunit: protein MSFEYQQILNFLYSEARALDDKQWDQWLEHYDPEAEFWIPSWDDDGELVTDPQAHVSLMYYRRRDGLEDRVFRIKTERSSASSLPEPRTSHNTSNVEILADHGDSCDIRYNWCTHSVRYNTVDSYFGNAFVTLKKTDAGIRILKKTVVIKNDYIHHVVDIYHV from the coding sequence ATGAGCTTTGAATACCAACAGATTCTGAACTTCCTGTACTCCGAAGCCCGTGCGCTGGACGACAAGCAATGGGATCAGTGGCTGGAACACTACGACCCGGAAGCAGAGTTCTGGATTCCCAGCTGGGATGACGATGGCGAACTGGTGACCGACCCGCAAGCCCACGTCTCGCTGATGTACTATCGCCGTCGCGACGGTCTCGAAGACCGGGTGTTCCGTATCAAGACTGAACGCTCCAGTGCCTCCAGCTTGCCGGAGCCGCGTACCAGCCATAACACCAGCAATGTTGAAATACTTGCCGACCATGGCGACAGCTGTGATATCCGCTACAACTGGTGTACCCACAGCGTGCGCTACAACACCGTGGATTCCTATTTCGGCAACGCTTTTGTGACGCTGAAAAAGACCGACGCTGGTATTCGTATTCTGAAGAAAACCGTCGTGATCAAA
- a CDS encoding aromatic/alkene monooxygenase hydroxylase subunit beta has translation MTVEIKTSTLEPVRQTFANLERRFGDKPASRYQEATYDLQAEINFHYRPLWQPDKELNDRSRTAVAMADWYDLKDPRQFYYGTYVQQRAKMQEQAENNYSFFEKRGLPEHLSDAVKASLVRHLIPLRHVEHTANLNNVYGCSIGFGTSITQALLFNGMDRLGIAQYLSRIGLILDGNSGDLLTQAKQLWMQDPIWQGMRALCEKTLTVQDWFETFIAQDLVIDTLVFELFYVQYDQWLNANGAQDVGMLTEFMREWNRDNSRWIDSVLKTAVAESDANKALIGQWLNDWRGRVAEALAPVAQELCGGTASLEDALLALDKRTAKLGLS, from the coding sequence ATGACTGTAGAAATCAAAACCTCGACGCTGGAGCCGGTGCGCCAGACCTTCGCCAATCTGGAACGTCGCTTTGGCGACAAGCCAGCCTCCCGTTACCAGGAAGCCACTTACGATCTTCAGGCTGAAATCAACTTTCACTACCGTCCGTTATGGCAGCCAGACAAAGAACTGAACGACCGTTCGAGAACGGCTGTGGCCATGGCCGACTGGTACGACCTGAAAGACCCACGCCAGTTCTATTACGGCACCTACGTACAGCAACGCGCCAAAATGCAGGAGCAAGCCGAGAACAACTACAGCTTTTTTGAAAAGCGCGGCTTGCCAGAACACCTGTCGGACGCAGTCAAGGCCAGTCTGGTTCGACATCTGATTCCGCTGCGCCATGTCGAACACACCGCCAACCTTAACAACGTGTATGGCTGCTCCATCGGTTTTGGTACATCCATAACCCAGGCGCTGCTGTTTAACGGTATGGATCGTTTGGGCATTGCCCAGTACCTGTCGCGGATTGGCCTGATTCTGGATGGTAATAGCGGTGACCTGCTTACGCAGGCCAAGCAACTCTGGATGCAAGACCCCATCTGGCAAGGCATGCGTGCCCTGTGTGAAAAAACCCTGACGGTACAGGACTGGTTCGAAACCTTTATTGCCCAGGATCTGGTGATCGACACCTTGGTCTTCGAGCTGTTTTACGTGCAGTACGATCAATGGCTGAACGCCAATGGCGCGCAGGACGTCGGCATGTTGACCGAATTTATGCGTGAGTGGAATCGTGACAACAGTCGCTGGATCGACAGCGTACTCAAGACCGCCGTAGCAGAATCCGACGCCAACAAGGCACTGATAGGCCAGTGGCTGAACGACTGGCGTGGCCGCGTCGCCGAAGCGCTGGCTCCAGTGGCGCAGGAGCTCTGTGGTGGTACGGCATCACTGGAAGATGCCTTGCTGGCACTGGATAAACGTACCGCCAAACTCGGCCTGTCCTGA
- a CDS encoding phenol hydroxylase subunit P4: MAVQAITPDYVGEIKDKIENFHGNQVVYAGWDRHLMFPAAFAWPVPPAMPFSDFRDQVMGEAFGIHPEWEQINWDTVVWLLDGQSFTPDINKGLAEQGIGHKSLLRFTTPELTGFQGAGV; the protein is encoded by the coding sequence ATGGCTGTTCAAGCAATCACGCCAGACTATGTCGGCGAAATCAAAGACAAGATCGAAAACTTCCACGGCAACCAGGTGGTGTACGCCGGTTGGGACAGACACCTGATGTTCCCGGCGGCCTTCGCCTGGCCAGTGCCACCGGCGATGCCATTCAGCGACTTTCGTGACCAGGTCATGGGCGAAGCCTTTGGGATTCATCCTGAATGGGAACAGATCAACTGGGATACCGTTGTCTGGCTACTGGATGGCCAGTCCTTCACACCCGATATCAACAAAGGCCTGGCGGAACAAGGCATTGGCCACAAGTCACTGTTGCGATTTACCACACCGGAACTGACCGGTTTCCAGGGCGCAGGGGTATAA